One part of the Archangium lipolyticum genome encodes these proteins:
- the pyk gene encoding pyruvate kinase, which produces MRRAKIVCTLGPASQSQEMLEALIEAGMDVARLNFSHGSHEQHAENIAKLRAASLKVRKAVGILGDLQGPKIRTGRFITGSTDLKEGGEFHITTDESVKGTDEIVSTTYPHLAADVNPGDRILLDDGLLELRVLETDKKQLIRTKVIHGGILKNNKGINLPGVAVRADALTPKDREDLVFGIKAGVDFIALSFVRQPADLDMARAAMAEVGRTVPIIAKLEKPEAIARLDAILDKTDGVMVARGDLGVEIPPEEVPSVQKDIVRRCNMRGLPVIVATQMLNSMIDNPRPTRAEASDVANAVFDGADAVMLSGETASGKFPIESVQMMERIVLAAESTARAQGLLAPQQSPVGLPTHFPDVIAASACYAAKQAGASLIAAFTLSGVTARLLAHYRPPVPIVAFSPNQEVRRRLALLWGVVPRVLEPIQETEAMVHRVEEELVSRGLARKGDRVVIVYGAPVGQPGKINSLRLHIIGG; this is translated from the coding sequence ATGCGACGCGCGAAGATTGTTTGCACCCTTGGTCCGGCCAGTCAGAGCCAGGAAATGCTGGAGGCCCTGATCGAAGCCGGGATGGATGTGGCCCGGCTCAACTTCTCTCACGGCAGCCACGAGCAGCACGCCGAGAACATCGCCAAACTGCGAGCGGCCTCGCTGAAGGTCCGCAAGGCGGTGGGTATCCTGGGAGACCTCCAGGGCCCGAAGATCCGCACCGGCCGCTTCATCACCGGCAGCACGGATCTGAAGGAAGGTGGCGAGTTCCACATCACCACGGACGAGAGCGTGAAGGGCACGGATGAGATCGTGTCCACCACGTACCCGCACCTGGCGGCGGACGTGAACCCGGGGGACCGGATCCTCCTGGATGACGGCCTGCTGGAGCTGCGGGTCCTGGAGACGGACAAGAAGCAGCTGATCCGCACGAAGGTCATCCACGGCGGCATCCTGAAGAACAACAAGGGCATCAACCTGCCGGGAGTGGCGGTGCGCGCGGACGCGCTGACGCCGAAGGACCGGGAGGACCTGGTGTTCGGCATCAAGGCGGGGGTGGACTTCATCGCCCTGTCCTTCGTGCGCCAGCCGGCGGACCTGGACATGGCGCGCGCGGCGATGGCGGAGGTGGGCCGGACGGTGCCCATCATCGCGAAGCTGGAGAAGCCGGAGGCGATTGCCCGGCTGGACGCCATCCTGGACAAGACGGACGGCGTGATGGTGGCGCGCGGCGACCTGGGCGTGGAGATTCCGCCCGAGGAGGTGCCGTCGGTGCAGAAGGACATCGTGCGCCGGTGCAACATGAGGGGCCTGCCGGTCATCGTGGCGACGCAGATGCTCAACTCGATGATCGACAACCCGCGGCCCACGCGAGCGGAGGCCAGCGACGTGGCCAACGCGGTGTTCGACGGGGCGGACGCGGTGATGCTGTCGGGCGAGACGGCGAGCGGCAAGTTCCCCATCGAGTCGGTGCAGATGATGGAGCGCATCGTGCTGGCGGCCGAGTCCACGGCGAGGGCGCAGGGTCTGCTGGCGCCGCAGCAGTCGCCGGTGGGTTTGCCGACACACTTCCCGGACGTGATCGCCGCGAGCGCGTGCTACGCGGCGAAGCAGGCGGGGGCATCACTGATTGCCGCGTTCACGCTGTCGGGCGTGACGGCGCGGCTGTTGGCGCACTACCGGCCGCCGGTGCCGATCGTGGCGTTCAGCCCGAACCAGGAGGTGCGCCGCCGGCTGGCGCTGCTGTGGGGCGTGGTGCCGCGGGTGCTGGAGCCCATCCAGGAGACGGAGGCGATGGTGCACCGCGTGGAAGAGGAGCTGGTGTCGAGGGGCCTGGCGCGCAAGGGTGACCGTGTGGTCATCGTGTACGGAGCGCCGGTGGGACAGCCGGGCAAGATCAACAGCCTGCGGCTGCACATCATCGGCGGCTGA
- a CDS encoding HD domain-containing phosphohydrolase, producing the protein MLPQTQLSEPPDLNRRLKKLTSILDVTKAMSAERDLDLLLPLILYEASKVVEADRCSLFVLDRERNELWSKVAQGSKSEIRLPVGSGIAGQVAQTGEVINLPDAYADERFNRTFDTLSGYRTQSVLCVPMRDANGDVTGVIQALNKLSGNPFDSEDEELLLALGAQAAGAIENALLHEEINKLFEGFVSASVVAIESRDPSTAGHSGRVADLTVAMARALEHVHTGLYAHTRFSATEMQELRYASLLHDFGKVGVREPVLVKAEKLYPHEMEGLRARFQLARKDLQLQSYRRRLAAAKLRGTHHLAEIDAEEDERLARELKQLDEVLEFVLTCNRPTVLAQGNFERLHELRHLRFQDSFDQERPLLLDREIQSLSIAKGTLSEEERREIESHVEHTYRFLSQIPWTRTLRRVPEIAYAHHEKLDGTGYPRAIPEPTIPVQSRMMSIADIYDALTASDRPYKKAVPHQLALDILKREALSGQLDVELYRIFVEAEIPKRALPDFRG; encoded by the coding sequence GTGCTTCCACAGACCCAGCTGTCCGAACCTCCAGACCTCAACCGGCGCCTCAAGAAGCTCACGTCCATCCTGGACGTCACCAAGGCCATGAGCGCCGAGCGCGACCTGGACCTGCTGCTGCCCCTCATCCTCTACGAGGCCAGCAAGGTGGTGGAGGCGGACCGCTGCTCCCTCTTCGTCCTCGACCGCGAGCGCAACGAGCTGTGGAGCAAGGTGGCCCAGGGCTCCAAGAGTGAGATCCGTCTCCCCGTGGGCAGCGGCATCGCCGGACAGGTCGCCCAGACCGGTGAGGTCATCAACCTCCCGGACGCCTACGCCGACGAGCGCTTCAACCGCACCTTCGACACCCTCAGCGGCTACCGCACCCAGAGCGTCCTGTGCGTCCCCATGCGCGACGCCAACGGCGATGTCACCGGCGTCATCCAGGCCCTCAACAAGCTGAGCGGAAACCCCTTCGACTCCGAGGACGAGGAGCTGCTCCTCGCCCTGGGCGCCCAGGCCGCCGGCGCCATCGAGAACGCCCTCCTCCACGAGGAGATCAACAAGCTCTTCGAGGGCTTCGTCTCCGCCTCCGTGGTGGCCATCGAGTCGAGAGATCCCTCCACCGCCGGTCACTCCGGCCGCGTGGCCGACCTCACCGTGGCCATGGCCCGCGCCCTCGAGCACGTGCACACCGGCCTGTACGCCCACACCCGCTTCAGCGCCACCGAGATGCAGGAGCTGCGCTACGCCTCGCTCCTGCACGACTTCGGCAAGGTGGGCGTCCGCGAGCCCGTGCTCGTCAAGGCCGAGAAGCTCTACCCCCATGAGATGGAGGGACTCCGCGCCCGCTTCCAGCTGGCTCGCAAGGACCTGCAGCTCCAGAGCTACCGCCGCCGCCTCGCCGCCGCGAAGCTGCGCGGCACCCACCACCTGGCGGAGATCGACGCCGAGGAGGACGAGCGGCTCGCCCGGGAGCTCAAGCAGCTCGACGAGGTGCTGGAGTTCGTCCTCACCTGCAACCGCCCCACCGTGCTCGCCCAGGGGAACTTCGAACGGCTCCACGAGCTGCGGCATCTGCGCTTCCAGGACTCCTTCGACCAGGAGCGCCCCCTGCTGCTCGACCGGGAGATTCAATCCCTCTCCATCGCCAAGGGCACCCTCTCCGAGGAGGAGCGCCGGGAGATCGAGAGCCACGTCGAGCACACCTACCGCTTCCTCTCCCAGATTCCGTGGACGCGCACCCTCCGTCGTGTCCCGGAGATCGCCTACGCCCACCACGAGAAGCTCGACGGCACTGGATACCCCCGCGCCATCCCCGAGCCCACCATCCCCGTGCAGTCCCGGATGATGTCCATCGCGGATATCTACGACGCGCTCACCGCCAGCGATCGGCCCTACAAGAAGGCCGTGCCGCATCAGCTCGCGCTCGACATCCTCAAGCGCGAGGCGCTGAGCGGCCAGCTCGATGTCGAGCTGTACCGCATCTTCGTCGAGGCCGAGATTCCCAAGCGCGCCCTGCCGGACTTCCGCGGGTAG
- the rpe gene encoding ribulose-phosphate 3-epimerase encodes MNRRVLVSPSLLSSDFGRLSEEVRAVEAAGADWIHVDVMDGRFVPNITLGPVVVQAIRRSATRPLDVHLMIVEPEKYVDAFAEAGADILTVHVEACTHLHRVLQQIRHAGAKPAVVLNPATPLSAVEEVLDEVEMVLLMSVNPGFGGQVFIERTVDRVRRLRAMMDARGLSTDIQVDGGINAETARRVVEAGATVLVAGSYVFGSKDYAAAIRSLRP; translated from the coding sequence ATGAATCGCCGCGTGCTCGTCTCTCCGTCGCTGCTGTCCTCTGATTTCGGCCGGTTGTCCGAGGAGGTGCGGGCCGTGGAGGCCGCTGGGGCGGATTGGATCCACGTGGACGTGATGGACGGGCGTTTCGTGCCCAACATCACGCTGGGTCCGGTGGTGGTGCAGGCGATCAGACGCTCGGCTACCCGGCCGCTGGACGTGCACCTGATGATCGTCGAGCCCGAGAAGTACGTGGACGCGTTCGCGGAGGCGGGGGCGGACATCCTCACGGTGCACGTGGAGGCGTGTACGCACCTGCACCGGGTGCTGCAGCAGATCCGCCACGCGGGGGCGAAGCCGGCGGTGGTGCTCAACCCGGCCACGCCGCTGTCGGCGGTGGAGGAGGTGTTGGACGAGGTGGAGATGGTGCTGCTGATGAGCGTGAACCCCGGCTTCGGGGGTCAGGTCTTCATCGAGCGGACGGTGGACAGGGTGCGCCGGCTGCGCGCCATGATGGATGCGCGGGGGCTGTCCACGGACATCCAGGTGGACGGGGGCATCAACGCCGAGACGGCCCGGCGGGTGGTGGAAGCCGGGGCCACGGTGCTGGTGGCGGGCTCGTACGTGTTCGGCTCGAAGGACTACGCGGCGGCCATCCGCTCGCTGCGCCCCTGA
- a CDS encoding response regulator gives MLSPVVLISDDEPLVVSALTREARRSGLASVADTTSQKVLELARKHRPAVIILDIHQSQDGRDLLARLKQDPETRDCKVIILSGVEDQFTRHVCFELGADAYEVKPFDHTFMTRVARMAGVKELLDA, from the coding sequence ATGCTCTCTCCGGTCGTCCTCATCTCCGATGATGAGCCGCTCGTCGTGTCCGCGCTCACCCGGGAGGCCCGCCGTTCCGGCCTCGCCTCGGTGGCGGACACCACGTCCCAGAAGGTCCTCGAGCTGGCTCGGAAGCACCGGCCAGCCGTCATCATCCTCGACATCCACCAGAGCCAGGATGGACGCGACCTGCTCGCCCGCCTCAAGCAGGACCCCGAGACGCGCGACTGCAAGGTCATCATCCTCAGTGGCGTGGAGGACCAGTTCACCCGCCACGTCTGCTTCGAGCTCGGCGCCGATGCCTACGAGGTGAAGCCCTTCGACCACACCTTCATGACCCGGGTGGCTCGCATGGCCGGGGTGAAGGAACTCCTCGACGCCTGA
- a CDS encoding site-specific integrase — protein sequence MEGYNPVCRRKGCGYRARKRHGVPEPCPRRGMKPWPRALPRPLRFHDLRHTTATLLLEAGVPLATVQRTARLPLASWPRKDEGRGPEDFSKDSAPF from the coding sequence GTGGAGGGCTACAACCCCGTCTGTCGGCGCAAGGGCTGCGGCTACAGGGCGAGGAAGCGTCACGGGGTGCCCGAGCCCTGCCCCCGCCGCGGCATGAAGCCGTGGCCACGGGCGCTCCCTCGCCCGCTGCGCTTCCACGACCTGCGGCACACCACGGCCACCCTGCTGCTCGAGGCAGGAGTCCCGCTGGCCACCGTGCAGCGCACTGCTCGTTTGCCGCTGGCCTCCTGGCCCCGGAAAGACGAAGGGCGCGGACCCGAGGATTTCTCCAAGGATTCCGCGCCCTTCTGA
- a CDS encoding alpha/beta fold hydrolase, which produces METIALILTLLVPAVVLAQTPTTGYAPVNGLKMYYEIHGKGDPIVLLHGSFMTITNNWTGMMPQLAKSRRVIAVEMQGHGRTADINRDFSYENLADDVAALLDYLKIERADVLGYSMGGGVAMQVAIRHPEKVRKVVSVSAVFRHDGWVKEALDAFPKMEAGMFKGSPLETEYKKLSPTPDKFGTFVKRVIQMDIKPYDFGAGKLKATKAPMLFIHGDADGVRLDHISEMFRLKGDEIFGDMRPRSDSRLAILPNTTHVTLMEKADVIVPMVNDFLNAQPQKK; this is translated from the coding sequence ATGGAGACGATAGCGTTGATCCTCACCCTCTTGGTGCCAGCCGTGGTGTTGGCGCAAACGCCGACGACGGGCTATGCGCCCGTAAACGGCCTGAAGATGTATTACGAAATTCACGGCAAGGGTGACCCTATCGTCCTGCTGCACGGTTCATTCATGACCATCACGAACAACTGGACGGGCATGATGCCGCAGCTTGCAAAAAGCCGGCGAGTCATCGCCGTCGAGATGCAAGGGCATGGTCGCACCGCCGATATCAATCGCGATTTCAGTTATGAGAATCTCGCCGACGACGTAGCGGCCCTGCTCGACTACCTGAAAATCGAACGAGCGGACGTGCTGGGGTACAGCATGGGTGGTGGCGTCGCCATGCAGGTTGCGATCCGCCATCCGGAAAAAGTCAGGAAAGTGGTCAGCGTCTCGGCTGTCTTCCGCCACGATGGCTGGGTGAAAGAAGCCCTCGATGCGTTCCCCAAGATGGAAGCCGGAATGTTCAAGGGTTCGCCGCTCGAGACCGAGTACAAGAAGTTGAGTCCCACACCGGACAAATTCGGCACGTTCGTAAAGCGCGTCATTCAGATGGATATCAAGCCATACGACTTCGGCGCCGGGAAACTCAAAGCCACGAAAGCGCCGATGCTCTTCATCCACGGCGATGCCGATGGCGTGCGGCTCGACCACATCTCGGAAATGTTCCGTTTGAAAGGCGACGAGATTTTTGGCGACATGCGGCCGCGCTCGGATTCGAGGCTCGCGATCCTGCCCAACACGACACACGTCACGTTGATGGAAAAAGCGGATGTCATTGTCCCCATGGTCAACGATTTCTTGAACGCCCAGCCGCAAAAGAAATAA
- a CDS encoding GON domain-containing protein: MKNLDATALSNDVSNTLQPVRHTGASRAPLGMLLLGVALSTGCGEPGTALQARPADAKGQGLTSLAATCQEIRTADPTAIDGEYTLYVGGDAKKPWTAWCHDMAGTPREYLSLPSGTNYSQYTAGGYATGTSVRTDYAKVRIDPVTLRVSVADQTFAQSTGSLDHGGTLVTSMPYGVAMSCDSTASGMASIDLSGTPFAVAPNDFSLGGNSPAGTTTSSADGRVVSLTGGGYCGWNSWAPAYNPFNQTGGDPLHLEYRDAPVCKGQTAPGAHWQQYTYDSLSLDVDTSSCGFSETPLYFASIGGTGYHWQTTGATSIISPTATGFRVIVRSPSSVTPAFASQFGWHLNWEAMPNSVRQPSLCTGQTAPGATSWQQYGSDGLYLDVDTTACGYSAAPLYFTSLGGLDNHWKTTGATSIYLPTATGFRVYVWYRGNSLTPALANQLGWYLNWRAQPDGLRQSWNCTGRTTQGSTNWQQYLSDTLYVDVSTSGCAATGEPVTSIGGTSEQWGLMGATSIYSPTPTGFRIYVRYPGSNLTPSLANERGWHLNWNRR; encoded by the coding sequence ATGAAGAACCTCGACGCTACTGCTTTGTCCAACGATGTCTCGAACACTCTCCAGCCCGTCCGCCACACGGGTGCTTCCCGTGCTCCCCTGGGAATGCTCCTGCTGGGCGTCGCGCTCTCGACGGGCTGCGGAGAGCCCGGTACCGCGCTCCAGGCCCGGCCCGCGGACGCAAAGGGGCAGGGGCTCACCTCGCTCGCGGCCACCTGCCAGGAGATTCGAACCGCCGACCCCACGGCCATCGATGGCGAGTACACCCTCTACGTCGGGGGCGATGCGAAGAAGCCCTGGACGGCGTGGTGCCACGACATGGCCGGCACACCCCGGGAGTACCTCTCGCTCCCGAGCGGGACCAATTACTCGCAATACACCGCGGGCGGCTACGCCACGGGCACGAGCGTGCGCACGGATTACGCGAAGGTGCGCATCGATCCCGTCACCCTGCGGGTCTCCGTCGCCGATCAGACCTTCGCCCAGTCCACCGGCTCGTTGGATCACGGCGGAACGCTCGTCACCTCCATGCCCTACGGCGTGGCCATGTCCTGCGATAGCACGGCCTCGGGCATGGCCAGCATCGACCTGAGCGGCACGCCCTTCGCGGTCGCCCCCAATGACTTCTCGCTCGGCGGCAACAGCCCGGCCGGCACCACCACCTCCAGCGCCGACGGGCGCGTGGTGAGCCTGACGGGCGGCGGCTACTGCGGTTGGAACAGCTGGGCTCCCGCCTACAACCCCTTCAACCAGACGGGGGGAGACCCGCTCCACCTCGAGTACCGCGACGCTCCCGTCTGCAAGGGCCAGACGGCCCCGGGCGCCCACTGGCAGCAGTACACCTACGATAGCCTCTCCCTCGACGTGGACACGTCGAGCTGCGGTTTCTCCGAGACCCCGCTGTACTTCGCGTCCATCGGTGGCACCGGCTACCACTGGCAGACCACCGGTGCGACCTCCATCATCTCGCCGACGGCCACGGGCTTCCGCGTCATCGTCCGCTCCCCGAGCAGCGTGACGCCCGCGTTCGCGAGCCAGTTCGGCTGGCACCTCAACTGGGAGGCCATGCCGAACAGCGTCCGGCAGCCTTCGCTCTGCACCGGGCAGACGGCGCCGGGGGCCACGAGCTGGCAGCAGTACGGCTCGGATGGCCTCTACCTCGACGTGGACACGACGGCCTGTGGCTACTCCGCCGCGCCCCTGTACTTCACGTCCCTGGGCGGGTTGGACAATCACTGGAAGACCACGGGCGCGACCTCCATCTACCTGCCCACGGCGACCGGCTTCCGCGTCTACGTCTGGTACAGGGGCAACTCCCTCACCCCCGCGCTCGCGAACCAGCTCGGCTGGTACCTCAACTGGAGGGCCCAGCCGGACGGCCTCCGGCAGTCCTGGAACTGCACCGGGCGGACCACGCAGGGGTCCACCAACTGGCAGCAGTACTTGTCGGACACTCTCTACGTCGACGTGAGCACCTCGGGCTGCGCGGCCACGGGGGAGCCGGTCACCTCCATCGGAGGCACGAGCGAGCAATGGGGGCTGATGGGTGCGACCTCCATCTACTCGCCGACGCCGACGGGCTTCCGCATCTACGTCCGCTACCCGGGCAGCAACCTCACGCCCTCCCTGGCGAACGAGCGCGGCTGGCACCTCAACTGGAACCGGCGGTAG
- a CDS encoding tetratricopeptide repeat protein yields the protein MMELVVALMLSSSPALEPAREAYQTGELAKARAELEALLYPLRLSDAAEEAEAHLLLAATYHAQEDPGRAEREVVEGLAASPGAKLDPLLYPPDFSAFVERVRTQDAASISAKAEQRRRPVLVPREPPPPSEVKLALQPRPEPSRGWYLVPFGVGHFVHQRNTKGTVLAVTQGTTFVVSAASLGAALALRGPDGKYTPEDAVTARGLNVSYLVGAYAFAALYAYGVLDGLVFTPGEQVPRGAP from the coding sequence ATGATGGAGCTCGTGGTGGCGCTGATGCTGTCGTCCTCGCCGGCGCTGGAGCCCGCTCGCGAGGCGTACCAGACCGGAGAGCTGGCGAAGGCCCGCGCCGAGCTGGAAGCGCTCCTCTACCCCCTGCGGCTGAGCGACGCCGCCGAGGAGGCCGAGGCCCACCTGCTGCTGGCCGCCACGTACCACGCCCAGGAGGATCCGGGCCGGGCGGAGCGCGAAGTGGTGGAGGGACTCGCGGCGAGCCCCGGTGCGAAGCTGGATCCCCTGCTGTATCCACCGGACTTCAGCGCCTTCGTGGAGCGGGTGCGCACCCAGGACGCGGCGAGCATCTCCGCGAAGGCCGAGCAGCGCCGCCGCCCCGTGCTCGTGCCTCGGGAGCCCCCCCCGCCCTCGGAGGTGAAGCTGGCGCTCCAGCCACGCCCCGAGCCCTCGCGAGGCTGGTACCTGGTGCCCTTTGGCGTGGGCCACTTCGTGCACCAGAGGAACACGAAGGGCACCGTGCTGGCGGTGACGCAGGGCACCACCTTCGTCGTGTCGGCGGCCTCGCTCGGCGCGGCGCTGGCGCTGCGAGGCCCCGACGGCAAATACACCCCCGAGGACGCGGTGACGGCTCGGGGGCTCAACGTCTCCTACCTGGTGGGGGCGTATGCCTTCGCGGCGCTCTACGCCTATGGCGTACTGGACGGGCTCGTCTTCACGCCCGGGGAGCAGGTGCCGCGAGGCGCCCCATGA
- a CDS encoding serine/threonine-protein kinase, which produces MTDELLAGRYQLEQELGRGGMATVFLARDTRLARRVAVKVMHPSEDGRRAERFRREAELAASIKHPHVLEIHDFGEDARRGPFLVCEWVQGEDLRALARRLAPVPPMVAAVLGWTLAQALGEAHAHGVVHRDVKPDNVLVSRSGTLKLADFGLAALADDERLTSTGTVTGSLAYTAPERLDTGAFSPASDVYALGVLVFELCAGTTPHAGKGSAQLVTAVMTRDAPRLGEVVPGTPEPLSELVARCLARDVRDRPKDGAELAALLEDVVGRIAGSPAEVSRRFFQEPEAETARWRDLHFQRLLEEGGALLARGQGARAAKLLNAALLLRPDSTEVRELLRARPPAHRTKALVGGTVLAALLVALGVWAWARHPGAPEPVATAPVLPASAPSAAPPSQPVPESKPVPEPAPKTSAPVATKPALRHVPSKRTEPPPRPNNPPPEEPRPVAEAPAPRPQTPESQVPESREPATLHVVARPWAEVFVDGQSRGYTPRVREVRLSPGTHRLRFDNPMCEPLVEVLQVAPGEVVSRDITLRVSKAEVRIVALEGSPVFVDGTQLGVAPLPGPVMVQHGRHVFSARVQGGGFLRREVNVEAGARTEVVLRSSP; this is translated from the coding sequence ATGACGGACGAATTGCTGGCCGGCCGCTACCAGTTGGAGCAGGAACTGGGACGAGGCGGCATGGCCACGGTCTTCCTGGCCCGGGACACACGGCTGGCGCGCCGGGTGGCGGTCAAGGTGATGCATCCGAGCGAGGATGGGCGCCGCGCCGAGCGCTTCCGCCGTGAGGCCGAGCTGGCCGCCTCCATCAAGCACCCCCACGTGCTGGAGATTCACGACTTCGGAGAGGACGCCCGCCGTGGGCCCTTCCTGGTGTGCGAGTGGGTGCAGGGCGAGGACCTGCGCGCGCTGGCCCGGCGGCTCGCGCCCGTGCCGCCCATGGTGGCGGCCGTGCTGGGCTGGACGCTGGCGCAGGCGCTGGGTGAGGCCCACGCGCACGGCGTGGTGCACCGGGACGTGAAGCCGGACAACGTGCTCGTGTCCCGGAGCGGGACGTTGAAGCTGGCGGACTTCGGCCTCGCCGCGCTGGCGGACGACGAGCGCCTGACGAGCACCGGTACCGTCACCGGTTCGCTCGCGTACACGGCCCCCGAGCGCCTGGATACGGGCGCCTTCTCCCCCGCTTCGGACGTCTACGCGCTGGGCGTGCTCGTCTTCGAGTTGTGCGCCGGGACGACACCGCACGCGGGCAAGGGCAGCGCGCAGCTGGTGACCGCGGTGATGACGCGGGACGCACCGCGGCTCGGGGAGGTGGTGCCCGGCACGCCCGAGCCGCTGAGCGAGCTGGTGGCCCGCTGCCTCGCCCGGGACGTGAGGGATCGGCCGAAGGACGGCGCTGAGCTGGCCGCGCTCCTGGAGGACGTGGTGGGCCGCATCGCCGGCTCTCCCGCCGAGGTCTCCCGGCGCTTCTTCCAGGAGCCGGAGGCGGAGACCGCGAGGTGGCGCGACCTCCACTTCCAACGGTTGCTCGAGGAAGGCGGCGCGTTGCTCGCCAGGGGACAGGGGGCACGGGCCGCGAAGCTGCTCAATGCCGCGCTGTTGCTCCGTCCGGACTCCACCGAGGTGCGCGAGTTGCTGCGCGCACGTCCGCCGGCGCATCGCACGAAGGCCCTCGTGGGAGGCACCGTGCTGGCGGCCCTTCTCGTGGCCCTGGGCGTCTGGGCCTGGGCGCGACACCCGGGAGCACCGGAGCCCGTGGCGACGGCTCCCGTCCTTCCGGCGAGCGCGCCCTCCGCGGCGCCTCCATCGCAGCCGGTTCCCGAGTCGAAGCCCGTTCCCGAGCCCGCCCCCAAGACGTCCGCGCCGGTGGCCACGAAGCCTGCCCTCCGCCATGTCCCGTCGAAGCGGACGGAGCCCCCTCCCCGGCCCAACAATCCACCTCCGGAGGAGCCGCGTCCCGTCGCCGAAGCGCCTGCGCCGCGGCCCCAGACGCCCGAGTCTCAGGTGCCCGAGTCCCGGGAGCCCGCGACGTTGCACGTGGTGGCGCGCCCCTGGGCCGAGGTGTTCGTGGACGGGCAGAGCCGGGGCTACACGCCCCGCGTGCGTGAGGTGCGCCTGTCGCCGGGCACGCACCGGCTGCGCTTCGACAACCCGATGTGTGAGCCCCTCGTGGAGGTCCTCCAGGTGGCCCCGGGCGAAGTGGTGTCGCGCGACATCACCCTGCGGGTGAGCAAAGCCGAGGTGCGCATCGTCGCGCTCGAGGGCTCGCCGGTCTTCGTCGATGGGACCCAGCTGGGCGTGGCGCCCCTGCCAGGACCGGTGATGGTGCAGCACGGAAGGCACGTGTTCTCGGCGCGGGTCCAGGGAGGAGGCTTCTTGCGGCGCGAGGTGAACGTGGAGGCGGGAGCAAGGACCGAGGTGGTGTTGAGGAGCTCGCCATGA
- a CDS encoding latent transforming growth factor beta-binding protein, which translates to MHRLVRLLAPLALVTVLGCPLDIEVREQDNPDAGPLACVKDQECPEGQRCGDASRNNHCEPGPRVTQPCSGYGTCSYAAFCQDGLCSLDCVGGPCRLGYQCAPDYECVEACTEGPPTKIGVFCNSSTECGRCSVCVPSGSSGEKRCHQPCSADAECPGAAPGVCEKVPGRPGRVCHLP; encoded by the coding sequence ATGCACCGACTCGTCCGACTCCTCGCGCCGCTCGCCCTGGTGACCGTGCTGGGATGCCCCCTCGACATCGAGGTCCGCGAGCAGGACAACCCCGATGCGGGGCCGCTGGCGTGCGTGAAGGACCAGGAGTGTCCGGAAGGACAGCGCTGCGGCGATGCCAGCCGGAACAACCACTGTGAGCCGGGCCCCCGGGTCACCCAACCGTGTAGCGGCTACGGCACGTGCTCCTACGCGGCCTTCTGCCAGGACGGCCTTTGCTCCCTGGACTGCGTGGGGGGCCCCTGCCGGCTCGGCTACCAGTGCGCTCCGGATTACGAGTGCGTCGAGGCCTGCACCGAAGGGCCTCCCACGAAGATCGGCGTCTTCTGTAACAGCTCCACCGAATGCGGCCGCTGTAGCGTCTGCGTGCCCTCGGGCAGCAGTGGCGAGAAGCGATGCCATCAACCGTGTAGCGCCGACGCCGAGTGCCCCGGAGCCGCACCGGGGGTGTGCGAGAAAGTACCGGGCAGGCCGGGGCGCGTCTGTCACCTGCCGTGA